Genomic window (Akkermansiaceae bacterium):
TCCACGGGCACACCGGGTATCCGGCCAATAAAGTCGGCATGAACACCCTCCAGCGCGTTGAGGGCGTTTAAATAATAAGGCGCTTGCGTCATCGGCATAGAGCCTTAACGCAAGCGCCTCATGTTGCCAAGCTTCCTTGGAAGCCTGGGGCTAGTTCTTTACAGCGACCGGCCTGTGAGGGCACGATTCGCATGATCCACGGTATCGGCTTCTTCTTCATCCATCTCTGACATGACGTCAGCGAGGTTTGTTGCGATCTCGCGGCGCATACGCGCGACCAGCTCCGTTCCCTTTTGGGTAATACGGACCATGATCTTACGGCGATCTTCGGCTGCGTGCACACGCTCTACATAGCTCAACTTCTCGAGGCGATCCACGAGGCCGGTGGCGGCTGCGGTGGAGTGACCCATTTTCTTAGCGATGTCTGACATGGTCAGGTAATCTTCGCTAGATAGATAAGCCAACAGGAAGAACTGCGGGAAAGAAATATTTCCGCGGTTCAGTTCGCTGGACAAGTTGAGGATGCATGAACGTTGTGTAAACAGAACGAAGTCTGCAAGACGGTCAGTATCGACGGAGCTAGTGTTGGAGGGACTAGTTTTCATTTTATTTTGTGTACATTAGTTGTTTAGTTTCGACCAATGTGAACACAGTTGCGACATCAGAGATACACAAAATATCAAGCTGGGACAAGGTATAAATTTTAGTATTTTGAAGAAAACGCCGCGCTATTTCCATTATTTTTATATAAAACCCTTGTTTTTAAGGGCTTGGAGCCTTGTCCGGCTGACTATCCACCCCCTCTGTTTTTTCAGGTTTGGTTGATGTTTCGGGCTTCTCAGGCTTTTCGGGCTTCTCAGGTGGAGCGGTTTTGCGGATATAGACGCCATCCCCCGCTTCCACAGTTCCCGAGCGGATATCGGCGGCAACATGCTCACCG
Coding sequences:
- a CDS encoding MarR family transcriptional regulator, with the protein product MKTSPSNTSSVDTDRLADFVLFTQRSCILNLSSELNRGNISFPQFFLLAYLSSEDYLTMSDIAKKMGHSTAAATGLVDRLEKLSYVERVHAAEDRRKIMVRITQKGTELVARMRREIATNLADVMSEMDEEEADTVDHANRALTGRSL